A portion of the Oncorhynchus nerka isolate Pitt River linkage group LG27, Oner_Uvic_2.0, whole genome shotgun sequence genome contains these proteins:
- the LOC115118910 gene encoding protein phosphatase Slingshot homolog 1-like isoform X4 translates to MGVQLNIRKDFGSDDERRLNQSLSESFFMVKGAALFLQQGSSPQDQKAHPHHKHAGDLPQHLQVMINILRSEDRIKLAVRLESAWSDRVRYMVVVYTSGRQDTEENILLGIDFSDKDSKSCSVGMVLPLWSDTKIHLDGDGGFSVNTVSRNHVFKPVSVQAMWSALQILHKVCEVSRRYNYFPGGMALTWMGYYESCIASEQSCINEWNAMRDLETLRPDSPTMFVDRPTERERTECLIKAKLRSIMMFQDLENVTSKQIRTELEQHMSCNLMQYKEFIDNEMLLILGQMDKATLIFDHLYLGSEWNASNLEELQDTGVGYILNVTREIDNFFPGTFSYHNIRVYDEETTDLLAHWNETYNFIVKAKKNHSKCLVHCKMGVSRSASTVIAYAMKEYGWSLEKAFNFVKQKRSITRPNTGFMRQLAEYEGILDASKQRHNKLWRPDRPDPDCDLHEGLQAQCCGGEYPANRTPEPGMSPCYEEALEEKGAACPLSPCRMISLEVDPAYNNYYFRRLSDSALDSDPSTPVRAPPLLDMERVFIEIEDVERDALLDDEAFEGREGLPLPHFGLAGVGTAAQTSCRGPEPLEELRLRLEFSTVEEEDEEEVQKDEAEMEALAQPGGRVGSAGGGDGEVEMVQEEEGEKEDNGLDLVTLNQNSNNNNHFNTLSSLNDTAPSKPAHPVKPSALSRSDNKPSHNMDSLTQDSDLCLNPTHLPSVPSVFVEVPSATLPLPLTSPDTPCSPSLLHPCGPLCDCANCAALPSTPLPDAQDSPCSLTSEDIAGEAKGEEGKLLGVSEPLPVPELLGLSLEEKRPAVACYVDQQQETLVQLQRSGLVRRRAERLERLSGLSQEGLHSLEPLDSPHSGAREGPSPVEVEFSAFPEDFPKSSTPCPVPLELLVVPLTNEVLLGAVGSGGLTPNSSPHGSTLTRSSSSDSIRSVRGKPGLVRQRAQEIETRMRLAGLTVPSSLKRSNSLAKLGSLNFSAEDLCSVCSSDAGTLLLLSLSPEPGLEWECPSTSSSAQPRAHRDQTTPERALSGGPRS, encoded by the exons GAGACTTACCTCAGCACCTGCAGGTGATGATCAACATTCTTCGCTCGGAGGACCGAATCAAACTG GCGGTGCGGTTGGAGAGTGCCTGGTCAGACAGAGTGCGTTACATGGTGGTGGTGTACACCAGCGGACGACAGGACACAGAGGAGAACATCCTGCTGGGTATAGACTTCAGCGACAAGGACAG TAAAAGCTGCTCCGTTGGCATGGTGCTGCCTCTGTGGAGTGACACCAAGATCCATCTGGATGGAGATGG GGGTTTCAGTGTGAACACAGTGAGCCGGAATCATGTCTTCAAACCTGTGTCTGTACAGGCCATGTG GTCGGCTCTGCAGATCCTCCACAAGGTGTGTGAGGTGTCCCGCAGGTACAACTACTTCCCCGGGGGCATGGCCCTCACCTGGATGGGTTACTATGAGAGCTGCATCGCCTCAGAGCAGAGCTGCATCAATGAGTGGAACGCCATGAGAGACCTGGAGACCTTGCGGCCTGACTCTCCCACCATGTTTGTCGACAG GCCCACAGAAAGGGAGCGGACAGAGTGCCTTATCAAAGCCAAACTCCGTAGCATCATGATGTTCCAGGACCTGGAGAACGTCACCTCTAAACAG ATCCGGACGGAGCTGGAGCAGCATATGAGCTGTAACCTGATGCAGTACAAGGAGTTCATCGACAACGAGATGCTGCTGATCCTGGGCCAGATGGACAAGGCAACACTCATATTTGACCACCTCTATCTG GGATCTGAATGGAATGCCTCCAATCTGGAAGAGCTTCAGGACACTGG GGTGGGCTATATCCTCAACGTCACCAGGGAGATAGATAACTTCTTCCCAGGAACATTCTCCTACCACAACATACGGGTCTATGATGAGGAGACTACAGACCTGCTGGCCCACTGGAACGAGACATACAACTTCATAGTTAAAGCAAA GAAGAACCACTCCAAGTGTCTGGTCCACTGTAAGATGGGTGTCAGCCGCTCGGCCTCCACCGTTATTGCTTACGCCATGAAGGAGTATGGTTGGTCACTGGAGAAGGCCTTCAACTTTGTCAAGCAGAAGAGAAGCATCACACGGCCCAACACAGGCTTCATGAGACAGCTGGCTGAGTATGAGGGCATCCTGGATGCCAG TAAGCAGCGTCACAACAAGCTGTGGCGTCCTGACCGCCCCGACCCAGACTGTGACCTCCATGAGGGACTGCAGGCCCAGTGCTGTGGGGGGGAGTACCCAGCGAACCGTACCCCTGAGCCGGGGATGTCCCCCTGCTATGAGGAGGCTCTTGAGGAGAAGGGGGCGGCATGTCCCCTTTCCCCCTGCAGGATGATCAGTCTGGAGGTGGACCCcgcctacaacaactactacttcCGCAGGCTGTCTGACTCGGCCCTGGACAGTGACCCCTCCACGCCGGTGCGCGCTCCGCCCCTACTGGACATGGAGCGGGTCTTCATAGAGATCGAGGACGTGGAGCGCGACGCCCTGCTGGATGACGAGGCCTTTGAGGGGCGGGAGGGCCTGCCGCTGCCACACTTTGGGCTGGCTGGGGTGGGGACGGCGGCCCAGACCTCTTGCCGGGGACCAGAGCCCCTGGAAGAGCTGCGCCTGCGTCTGGAGTTCAGCActgtagaggaggaggatgaggaggaggttcAGAAAGATGAAGCAGAGATGGAGGCGTTAGCACAGCCAGGAGGAAGAGTGGGGAGTGCAGGAggaggtgatggagaggtggagatggttcaggaagaggagggagagaaggaggacaaTGGGCTGGACCTGGTAACCCTGAACCAGAACTCCAACAATAACAACCACTTTAATACCCTGTCCAGCCTCAAT GACACTGCTCCTTCCAAACCCGCTCACCCAGTCAAGCCTTCAGCCCTCTCGCGATCAGACAACAAGCCCAGCCATAACATGGATTCATTGACCCAGGATTCTGATCTCTGCCTTAACCCCACACACCTCCCCAGTGTGCCCAGTGTCTTTGTGGAGGTCCCAAgtgccactctccctctcccacttacCTCCCCCGACACACCCTGTTCCCCCAGCCTGCTGCACCCCTGTGGCCCTCTGTGTGACTGTGCCAACTGTGCTGCTCTGCCCTCTACACCTCTGCCTGATGCCCAGGACTCCCCCTGCTCTCTGACATCTGAGGACATTGCTGGTGAGGCCAAGGGTGAGGAAGGGAAGCTTTTAGGGGTCTCTgagcctctccctgtcccagagcTGCTGGGACTGAGCCTGGAGGAGAAGAGGCCGGCGGTGGCCTGCTACGTGGACCAGCAGCAGGAGACTCTAGTGCAGCTACAGAGGTCAGGGCTGGTCCGCCGAAGggcagagaggctggagaggctgTCAGGTCTGTCCCAGGAGGGGCTTCATTCCTTGGAGCCTCTAGACAGCCCCCACTCAGGAGCCAGAGAGGGTCCCAGTCCTGTGGAGGTAGAGTTctcagccttcccagaagacttcCCCAAGTCCTCCACACCATGCCCAGTGCCCCTGGAGCTTCTGGTGGTTCCTCTGACTAACGAGGTCCTGCTGGGTGCAGTGGGGTCTGGGGGGCTGACGCCCAACTCTTCCCCCCATGGCTCCACACTGACACGTAGCTCCAGCAGTGACAGCATCCGCAGCGTCAGGGGCAAACCCGGCCTGGTGCGCCAGAGGGCTCAGGAGATCGAGACCCGCATGCGGCTGGCCGGCCTCACCGTGCCCTCAAGCCTCAAACGATCCAACTCACTGGCCAAACTGGGCAGTCTCAACTTCTCGGCCGAAGACCTGTGCTCCGTCTGCTCCTCGGATGCAGGcaccctcctgctcctctctctttccccagagCCAGGCCTAGAATGGGAGTgcccctccacctcttcctccgcCCAGCCCAGAGCACACAGGGACCAGACCACCCCAGAGAGAGCACTGTCCGGGGGTCCCAGGAGCTga
- the LOC115118910 gene encoding protein phosphatase Slingshot homolog 1-like isoform X3, with protein sequence MRLVVESPQEVMLKMLPYFVENAVLTQSEICCILSESFFMVKGAALFLQQGSSPQDQKAHPHHKHAGDLPQHLQVMINILRSEDRIKLAVRLESAWSDRVRYMVVVYTSGRQDTEENILLGIDFSDKDSKSCSVGMVLPLWSDTKIHLDGDGGFSVNTVSRNHVFKPVSVQAMWSALQILHKVCEVSRRYNYFPGGMALTWMGYYESCIASEQSCINEWNAMRDLETLRPDSPTMFVDRPTERERTECLIKAKLRSIMMFQDLENVTSKQIRTELEQHMSCNLMQYKEFIDNEMLLILGQMDKATLIFDHLYLGSEWNASNLEELQDTGVGYILNVTREIDNFFPGTFSYHNIRVYDEETTDLLAHWNETYNFIVKAKKNHSKCLVHCKMGVSRSASTVIAYAMKEYGWSLEKAFNFVKQKRSITRPNTGFMRQLAEYEGILDASKQRHNKLWRPDRPDPDCDLHEGLQAQCCGGEYPANRTPEPGMSPCYEEALEEKGAACPLSPCRMISLEVDPAYNNYYFRRLSDSALDSDPSTPVRAPPLLDMERVFIEIEDVERDALLDDEAFEGREGLPLPHFGLAGVGTAAQTSCRGPEPLEELRLRLEFSTVEEEDEEEVQKDEAEMEALAQPGGRVGSAGGGDGEVEMVQEEEGEKEDNGLDLVTLNQNSNNNNHFNTLSSLNDTAPSKPAHPVKPSALSRSDNKPSHNMDSLTQDSDLCLNPTHLPSVPSVFVEVPSATLPLPLTSPDTPCSPSLLHPCGPLCDCANCAALPSTPLPDAQDSPCSLTSEDIAGEAKGEEGKLLGVSEPLPVPELLGLSLEEKRPAVACYVDQQQETLVQLQRSGLVRRRAERLERLSGLSQEGLHSLEPLDSPHSGAREGPSPVEVEFSAFPEDFPKSSTPCPVPLELLVVPLTNEVLLGAVGSGGLTPNSSPHGSTLTRSSSSDSIRSVRGKPGLVRQRAQEIETRMRLAGLTVPSSLKRSNSLAKLGSLNFSAEDLCSVCSSDAGTLLLLSLSPEPGLEWECPSTSSSAQPRAHRDQTTPERALSGGPRS encoded by the exons GAGACTTACCTCAGCACCTGCAGGTGATGATCAACATTCTTCGCTCGGAGGACCGAATCAAACTG GCGGTGCGGTTGGAGAGTGCCTGGTCAGACAGAGTGCGTTACATGGTGGTGGTGTACACCAGCGGACGACAGGACACAGAGGAGAACATCCTGCTGGGTATAGACTTCAGCGACAAGGACAG TAAAAGCTGCTCCGTTGGCATGGTGCTGCCTCTGTGGAGTGACACCAAGATCCATCTGGATGGAGATGG GGGTTTCAGTGTGAACACAGTGAGCCGGAATCATGTCTTCAAACCTGTGTCTGTACAGGCCATGTG GTCGGCTCTGCAGATCCTCCACAAGGTGTGTGAGGTGTCCCGCAGGTACAACTACTTCCCCGGGGGCATGGCCCTCACCTGGATGGGTTACTATGAGAGCTGCATCGCCTCAGAGCAGAGCTGCATCAATGAGTGGAACGCCATGAGAGACCTGGAGACCTTGCGGCCTGACTCTCCCACCATGTTTGTCGACAG GCCCACAGAAAGGGAGCGGACAGAGTGCCTTATCAAAGCCAAACTCCGTAGCATCATGATGTTCCAGGACCTGGAGAACGTCACCTCTAAACAG ATCCGGACGGAGCTGGAGCAGCATATGAGCTGTAACCTGATGCAGTACAAGGAGTTCATCGACAACGAGATGCTGCTGATCCTGGGCCAGATGGACAAGGCAACACTCATATTTGACCACCTCTATCTG GGATCTGAATGGAATGCCTCCAATCTGGAAGAGCTTCAGGACACTGG GGTGGGCTATATCCTCAACGTCACCAGGGAGATAGATAACTTCTTCCCAGGAACATTCTCCTACCACAACATACGGGTCTATGATGAGGAGACTACAGACCTGCTGGCCCACTGGAACGAGACATACAACTTCATAGTTAAAGCAAA GAAGAACCACTCCAAGTGTCTGGTCCACTGTAAGATGGGTGTCAGCCGCTCGGCCTCCACCGTTATTGCTTACGCCATGAAGGAGTATGGTTGGTCACTGGAGAAGGCCTTCAACTTTGTCAAGCAGAAGAGAAGCATCACACGGCCCAACACAGGCTTCATGAGACAGCTGGCTGAGTATGAGGGCATCCTGGATGCCAG TAAGCAGCGTCACAACAAGCTGTGGCGTCCTGACCGCCCCGACCCAGACTGTGACCTCCATGAGGGACTGCAGGCCCAGTGCTGTGGGGGGGAGTACCCAGCGAACCGTACCCCTGAGCCGGGGATGTCCCCCTGCTATGAGGAGGCTCTTGAGGAGAAGGGGGCGGCATGTCCCCTTTCCCCCTGCAGGATGATCAGTCTGGAGGTGGACCCcgcctacaacaactactacttcCGCAGGCTGTCTGACTCGGCCCTGGACAGTGACCCCTCCACGCCGGTGCGCGCTCCGCCCCTACTGGACATGGAGCGGGTCTTCATAGAGATCGAGGACGTGGAGCGCGACGCCCTGCTGGATGACGAGGCCTTTGAGGGGCGGGAGGGCCTGCCGCTGCCACACTTTGGGCTGGCTGGGGTGGGGACGGCGGCCCAGACCTCTTGCCGGGGACCAGAGCCCCTGGAAGAGCTGCGCCTGCGTCTGGAGTTCAGCActgtagaggaggaggatgaggaggaggttcAGAAAGATGAAGCAGAGATGGAGGCGTTAGCACAGCCAGGAGGAAGAGTGGGGAGTGCAGGAggaggtgatggagaggtggagatggttcaggaagaggagggagagaaggaggacaaTGGGCTGGACCTGGTAACCCTGAACCAGAACTCCAACAATAACAACCACTTTAATACCCTGTCCAGCCTCAAT GACACTGCTCCTTCCAAACCCGCTCACCCAGTCAAGCCTTCAGCCCTCTCGCGATCAGACAACAAGCCCAGCCATAACATGGATTCATTGACCCAGGATTCTGATCTCTGCCTTAACCCCACACACCTCCCCAGTGTGCCCAGTGTCTTTGTGGAGGTCCCAAgtgccactctccctctcccacttacCTCCCCCGACACACCCTGTTCCCCCAGCCTGCTGCACCCCTGTGGCCCTCTGTGTGACTGTGCCAACTGTGCTGCTCTGCCCTCTACACCTCTGCCTGATGCCCAGGACTCCCCCTGCTCTCTGACATCTGAGGACATTGCTGGTGAGGCCAAGGGTGAGGAAGGGAAGCTTTTAGGGGTCTCTgagcctctccctgtcccagagcTGCTGGGACTGAGCCTGGAGGAGAAGAGGCCGGCGGTGGCCTGCTACGTGGACCAGCAGCAGGAGACTCTAGTGCAGCTACAGAGGTCAGGGCTGGTCCGCCGAAGggcagagaggctggagaggctgTCAGGTCTGTCCCAGGAGGGGCTTCATTCCTTGGAGCCTCTAGACAGCCCCCACTCAGGAGCCAGAGAGGGTCCCAGTCCTGTGGAGGTAGAGTTctcagccttcccagaagacttcCCCAAGTCCTCCACACCATGCCCAGTGCCCCTGGAGCTTCTGGTGGTTCCTCTGACTAACGAGGTCCTGCTGGGTGCAGTGGGGTCTGGGGGGCTGACGCCCAACTCTTCCCCCCATGGCTCCACACTGACACGTAGCTCCAGCAGTGACAGCATCCGCAGCGTCAGGGGCAAACCCGGCCTGGTGCGCCAGAGGGCTCAGGAGATCGAGACCCGCATGCGGCTGGCCGGCCTCACCGTGCCCTCAAGCCTCAAACGATCCAACTCACTGGCCAAACTGGGCAGTCTCAACTTCTCGGCCGAAGACCTGTGCTCCGTCTGCTCCTCGGATGCAGGcaccctcctgctcctctctctttccccagagCCAGGCCTAGAATGGGAGTgcccctccacctcttcctccgcCCAGCCCAGAGCACACAGGGACCAGACCACCCCAGAGAGAGCACTGTCCGGGGGTCCCAGGAGCTga